One segment of Candidatus Alcyoniella australis DNA contains the following:
- a CDS encoding NlpC/P60 family protein has protein sequence MPYVWGGEDRAGADCSGSLWYVCRRAGFHFPRTTARKMWAVWGGAEKSGWRESALGDLVWFTFSARRPFGHVGMIKADGEFYNASSSRRAFVLSRFEPGNTYDRHFAGIKTLE, from the coding sequence GTGCCCTACGTTTGGGGCGGCGAGGATCGGGCCGGCGCCGACTGCTCCGGATCGCTGTGGTACGTCTGCCGCCGTGCGGGCTTCCACTTCCCGCGCACCACGGCGCGCAAGATGTGGGCGGTCTGGGGCGGAGCCGAGAAATCGGGCTGGCGTGAAAGCGCGCTCGGCGACCTGGTTTGGTTCACCTTCTCCGCGCGCCGTCCCTTCGGACACGTGGGCATGATCAAGGCCGACGGCGAATTCTACAACGCCAGCTCCTCGCGCCGCGCCTTCGTGCTCTCGCGCTTCGAGCCGGGCAACACCTACGACCGGCACTTTGCCGGCATCAAGACATTGGAGTGA
- a CDS encoding DUF350 domain-containing protein, with protein MGLVSYLVACLISGLLAVVLFMAAYHIVDRATPEVDFVAEIKNGNLAVGLVLSGLFVGLGLAISGIF; from the coding sequence ATGGGACTCGTCAGCTACCTGGTGGCCTGCCTGATCAGCGGCCTGCTGGCCGTTGTGCTGTTCATGGCCGCCTATCACATCGTCGATCGCGCTACGCCGGAGGTGGACTTTGTCGCTGAGATCAAGAACGGCAACCTGGCTGTTGGTCTTGTGCTCTCTGGCCTGTTTGTCGGCCTGGGCCTCGCCATCAGCGGGATCTTCTGA